CTGACTACGTTGCTGAACTGCAGGGCAAGTTGTTCACGATGAGTCTCAGCGCCAGCGAGGTCACCCAATGACCATCAGCACGCAGGATTATGCCGCGCTTTCCGACGATGCCTACAAGGACCGCGCTGTCGGTCGGAGGCGTCCGGGGGAAGAAGAGCTCGTCACGATCAATGGACATGACTACAAGATTCTCGATCACGTCAATAACCGGCTCAATGGTTACCAAGGCACGGTTTATCAGCGAGCCGACACCAACGAGATCGTGGTCGCTCATCGCGGCACCGAGCAGATAGCTCGTGATGCCATCCTGACCGACGGCGGCATGGTCGTCGCCCGCACCAACGTGCAGGCCCCCGATGCCATCGCTTTGACCAAGAGCGCGCTGGACTACGCGAAGCAGGAAGCTGCATTTGGAGGCCGTGCACCCGAAGTCACCGTCACCGGCCACTCCCTCGGCGGCGCCCTGGCCCAGATCACCTCGCACCACTTCAACGTCAAGGGCGAGACCTTCAATGCCTATGGCGCGGTCAGCCTCAGCTACCGCATCCCGGAAGGCGGCAACACCATGATCAACCACGTCATGGCCTCCGATCCGGTCAGCTCGGCCTCGCCACACTTCGGCCAGGTGCGCATCTACGCCAAGCCGGATGAGATCAAGACACTCGCCGCAAACGGCTTCAGCAATCACTCGTTGCGCGCCCTTATCCCGGACAGCCCGCTCGTCGCAGCAGGCAGCTCGTTCGGCGCGCACAAGCTGGGCAACTTCCTCGGCGACGGCTCGGTGCTGCAACACCCGGAAACGCAGAAGCTGGCAAAAGACAACGCCAAGATGATCGAGGAGTACCGCGACGACGTCGAATCACTGCGCCGTGGTGTCACCCGCGCGGCGCGCGGCATTCCGGGCGGCGCCGTCGATCTGTACGACCATATCCGCGGCCCGCTGCAGCCCGGCGAACCGGCACGCCGCGAAGCGGAGAAGAACGGCCATCACACCAGCATGCTGCGCATGGACGATGCCAACCATCTCGGCAATCCCTTGTTCAACGATGCGATCCGCGGCGTGCACGCGCAGGACGTGCGCGTCGGACGCGTGCCGGACGTGATGAGCACGCAGCTGGCAGGCAGCCTTGCTGCCGAAATGCACGCGGCAGGCGGCAAGCGCATCGACGACGTGGTGATGAATGCCGATGCCTCGCGCAGTTTCGCGGTGCAGGGCCAGGGCGGTGACCCCGCCCACCTTCGCGTGTCGGTGGATACCGCCGTGGCGATGAATACACCGCTGGAGCAGAGCAGCCAGCGCATCGACCAGCAGGCCGCAGGCCAGCGCCTTGCGCTGGAGCGCGACCAACAGCTGGAACAGCAGCAGAATCAGACCCGCAGCCTGCAGGCCTGACGGACAGCACGGGAGCCGGTCATTCCGGCTCCCGCTTCACCTCTACAGCGCGCCTCAGGGGCTGGAGGCCGCGACCGCTCCAGACCCATTGGCAGTCACGAACAGATCCGGCCCGGAATCCGGGAATCCACCACAGGCGCGATCGCCCGGTGCTACCGGATCACACGGCCACTGCGCACGCGCCACCTTCTCGCGCAGCTCGAAGCGATCACCGGTC
This portion of the Stenotrophomonas sp. WZN-1 genome encodes:
- a CDS encoding XVIPCD domain-containing protein, which produces MTISTQDYAALSDDAYKDRAVGRRRPGEEELVTINGHDYKILDHVNNRLNGYQGTVYQRADTNEIVVAHRGTEQIARDAILTDGGMVVARTNVQAPDAIALTKSALDYAKQEAAFGGRAPEVTVTGHSLGGALAQITSHHFNVKGETFNAYGAVSLSYRIPEGGNTMINHVMASDPVSSASPHFGQVRIYAKPDEIKTLAANGFSNHSLRALIPDSPLVAAGSSFGAHKLGNFLGDGSVLQHPETQKLAKDNAKMIEEYRDDVESLRRGVTRAARGIPGGAVDLYDHIRGPLQPGEPARREAEKNGHHTSMLRMDDANHLGNPLFNDAIRGVHAQDVRVGRVPDVMSTQLAGSLAAEMHAAGGKRIDDVVMNADASRSFAVQGQGGDPAHLRVSVDTAVAMNTPLEQSSQRIDQQAAGQRLALERDQQLEQQQNQTRSLQA